One genomic window of Arachis stenosperma cultivar V10309 chromosome 10, arast.V10309.gnm1.PFL2, whole genome shotgun sequence includes the following:
- the LOC130956071 gene encoding protein VAPYRIN-like codes for MDRLIRLDPSNIVPIRVEPGQKCQGRITLRNVMYTMPVAFRLQPLIRTRYAVKPQTGVISPLGTVTVDIFYYLPPGSNLPHSFPHTDDSFLLHSVVVPGATIKEPSSMYDAVPTDWFTTKKKQVFVDSGINIMFVGSQILAQLVSDGSMDEIREVLEKSDPSWKPVDSVDSQGQSLLHLTISQRRADLVQLLLEFEPDIEASNRSGSTPLEAASSSGEALIVELLLAHKANPERSESSVFGPIHYAARAGHVEVLRLLLLKGAKVDALTRDGNTALHLAVEERRRDCARLLLANGARTDVRNTREGDTPLHMAASTGDDHMVKLLLQKGANKDVRNLQGKTAYDVAAENGHARLFDALRLGDNLCVAARKGEVRTIQKLLESGASINGRDQHGWTALHRASFKGRMDAVRVLVEKGIDVDAKDEDGYTALHCAAESGHADVTEFLVKKGADVEGRTSKGVTALQIAESLHYVGITRILVNGGATRDNNLNQIAAPAVIPFGKNMEDGSLMMKKKKISRSRVVRGNNNNFDRSSTPLAVL; via the coding sequence ATGGATAGATTAATAAGATTAGACCCCTCAAACATAGTCCCAATAAGAGTTGAACCAGGTCAAAAATGTCAAGGCAGGATCACCTTGAGAAACGTCATGTACACTATGCCAGTGGCTTTCAGGCTTCAGCCACTCATTAGGACTCGTTACGCCGTCAAGCCACAAACCGGTGTCATATCACCGTTAGGCACCGTAACTGTTGACATTTTCTACTACCTTCCTCCGGGTTCCAATCTTCCACATTCTTTCCCTCACACAGATGATTCCTTCCTTCTCCACAGCGTCGTCGTCCCCGGCGCAACCATCAAAGAACCTTCCTCCATGTACGACGCTGTTCCCACTGACTGGTTCACCACCAAGAAGAAGCAAGTCTTTGTAGACAGTGGAATCAATATCATGTTCGTTGGGTCTCAGATCCTGGCTCAGCTTGTTTCCGATGGTTCAATGGACGAAATCAGAGAGGTACTAGAAAAAAGTGACCCCTCATGGAAGCCTGTGGATTCCGTTGATTCACAAGGACAATCGTTGCTTCACCTCACGATTTCGCAAAGGCGAGCTGATCTTGTTCAGCTGCTTCTTGAATTCGAGCCCGACATAGAAGCTTCGAATCGTTCTGGGTCGACCCCACTCGAGGCGGCGTCCTCTTCGGGCGAGGCCTTGATTGTAGAGCTTCTACTGGCCCACAAGGCCAACCCAGAACGATCCGAATCATCTGTGTTCGGACCGATTCATTACGCAGCTAGAGCGGGACACGTGGAGGTTCTAAGGCTCCTCCTTCTCAAAGGTGCGAAGGTGGACGCACTCACAAGAGATGGCAACACGGCGTTACATCTCGCCGTGGAAGAGCGAAGAAGGGATTGCGCTAGGCTCCTTCTGGCAAACGGCGCAAGAACGGACGTTAGAAACACGCGGGAAGGTGACACTCCTTTGCACATGGCAGCATCAACCGGTGACGATCACATGGTGAAGCTCTTGCTGCAAAAAGGCGCGAACAAAGACGTGAGAAATCTACAGGGCAAGACCGCGTATGACGTGGCAGCCGAGAACGGACACGCGCGTCTCTTCGACGCGCTTCGGTTGGGTGATAACTTGTGCGTTGCCGCGAGAAAAGGCGAGGTTAGAACAATCCAGAAGCTTCTAGAAAGTGGCGCATCGATCAATGGAAGAGATCAACACGGATGGACAGCACTTCACAGAGCATCGTTTAAAGGGAGAATGGATGCGGTTCGTGTTTTGGTGGAAAAAGGGATCGATGTTGATGCGAAGGACGAAGACGGTTACACTGCGTTGCATTGCGCTGCTGAGTCGGGTCATGCTGACGTCACGGAGTTTCTGGTGAAGAAAGGTGCTGACGTGGAAGGAAGAACCAGCAAAGGTGTAACTGCTCTGCAAATAGCGGAGTCGTTACACTATGTAGGGATCACAAGGATTCTTGTTAATGGAGGCGCTACGAGAGATAACAATTTGAATCAGATAGCAGCGCCTGCTGTAATTCCTTTTGGGAAAAACATGGAAGATGGAAgtttgatgatgaagaagaaaaagatctCTAGGAGCAGAGTGGTACGgggtaataataataactttgATCGTTCTTCAACGCCTTTGGCTGTGCTCTAA